CCACTCCTGATGATAAAAGCATCACCACACCACAGATTGTAAAAAAGAAAACCGTAACTCGTGAAGATGCTGAAGTGTTCTGGGGGTGGAAAATTGGATTTGGGCTTATGGCATTTGAGAAGGCTGACAGCAGGCGTCATTTCAGGCTTTTGCCTCTCTCGTGGCTTACATGGGATGAAGCTTCAAGAAACAAGCTTTTTGTGCTGCTTCCATTTTATTGTTCGTATAGAGAAGATGACCAGGAATATTTTGTGTTGTTTCCATTGTATGGGTATCAAAAGAAAGGTGATACGTATTTTAAAGCGTATGCACTCAATCTGTATTGGGATGAAGTTGGGGGTAATGGTTACCATGAAACAACAGTGCTATGGCCGTTTATAAATTGGTACAGCTCCAAGGATATAAACGGTTTCAGAATATTTCCGCTCTACTGGCACAGAACGTGGAATGATGGCACGTTTAGTATCACACGGTCATTTTCAATACTACACTATAATAAAGAATATGTAAAAGGCAACACTGTAGTTCAAAGTACGCAAATTAATCCGCTATATTATAAAAACAGTTCAGAAGAGCCATCATCACAGTATACATTATGTATCCCACTGTTGCTTACATATTATAGTGCATATAATAACATAGAAAATACTATGTGGGGAAATACGCTTTTTATTGCTGGATACTATCGGCACAGGTCAACGTATTATATGCATGATGATGTGCTTTTGCTGTATGATCGCAAGCTATATTATTCTGATACAAACAACATATATAAAGAAGAGTATTCATATCTGTTCACAACAATTTATGCTGAATACACTCCAGAATTGGTAAAATTACGATTGCTATGGGGAACTTTGTTTGAGTATGACTATAATAAAAAGTATGCTGACCATGATGTAGATGCGGTATTATGGCTTGTGGGCTTTGAAAACAATAGGTATGGATTTAGTCATAAAGTACTTCCATTCTATTATTACTATAGTGATAATCATTCAAGTTTGTTGCTTATGCCAGTGCTGCTCAGTGGGTTTTATCGTTCATATAGTGAAATTTTTGATATAGGTGGCCTAGGTCTTGTATACTACCACAATGAACAAAAGCACACAAATGATGCACGCCGCCTTGTGCTTTTAGGAATACTATTTGATGAAAAGAAAAGACCGCAGCGTCAGTATCATTCAGTGGGAAGTGTGTGGGGCATATTATGGAATTATGAGGTGGAACAGGAAACAGGATTTGTCAAATTTTCCATTTTGAAAGGGCTGTATAAATACGTAGAACAAAATGGCCAGAGGAAGCATACGTTTTTGTGGTTTTTATAAAATTATAACAGATCTAAAAGTTAAACATTGCCCCGGCATTTAGTGTGTACCGCTTTGCTGAATGCTCGTTGTCGTGTGACATTGATATGCGTTGCAATTCACCAAACACCAGAATCTCTTGGGTTATATGAATGCCCGATCCTATTGCCCACCAGGCACTGTTAAAGAATCGTGTCTTTTCTTTTTTATCATATCCATAATCATATTTGAGTTCACTGAAAAGAGCAATGCCAACTCGTGCATACGGGGAAATTATTTCGCTTGCGGTTATCATAATGATTAGATCAGGTCCCCATGATTGTAACACAGTGAATTTTCGCTTGTCGCCATTAAATGTATATTGTAACCGTTCCCCATGGTAATAGATACCCAATCCAAACATAATTACTTCAGTGTCAACGTTAAGGTGTCCCATTAGGCCATAGTTAAATCCTTTGAGTGAGTCATACTCCTTGTCATAAAATTCTATTTTACCATAGGGGGTATATCCTCCCATAACTGCAATATCAGCTATTGCAAACGATACAGAAGGGATAGCAACTATACATAATGCAAGAAAAATGTGGGTGATGTATGGTTTCATGGGTATCCTCATTCAATGTGTTTTTAAGAACTTTGATTTTTTTCACTAATTATTTCCTAATAATATAATGTATGAAATAAAACAATGCACATCACATATTTTTTCATGAAGTATTATTTTTGAAAAATTAATTAAATTTTTCAATACTTTTTTCAGCCCCATCAAATAAAAGTGTAAATATACCATAGGGCCTGCGAATAGTTTTTCATATTATCCATGCTATTTTTTTCCGACAATATATAATAAACATGTTATGCTAAAAAAGGATTGTGCACAATGAATATCCCGTTTCATGTTCCCTATATTGATGATAGTGACATAGATGCTGCGGTGAGTTCTATAAAAAGTGGCTGGACCACAATGGGTCCAAAAACCATTGAGTTTGAAATGCGCTTCAGTGAATATACAGGTATTCCTTTTGCAGTGGCGGTAAGCTCCTGCACAGCAGCATTACATCTGGCACTGAAGTTGTGTAATATCACACAAAAAGATGAGGTGATAGTCCCTGCAAACACATTTGTTGCTACTGCTGAAGTTGCTCTCTATTGCGGTGCAACTCCTGTCTTTGCTGATATTGAAAAAGATACTCATTGCATCAGTGTTGAATCAATTCTTAAGTTATTATCGCCACGTACAAAAGCCATTATTCCTGTGCATTACGCTGGACACCCATGCGCTATGGATGCAATAATGGATATTGCACGTCAACACAACCTCTATGTGATTGAAGATGCTGCACATGCACTTCCATCGTGGTATGGTACCAAACTTGCTGGTACTATAGGGGATATTGGTTGCTACAGCTTCTATGCAACAAAGACATTGTCAACAGGTGAAGGCGGCATGCTGGTAACAGGCAATGAAGAGTGGGCACAGCGTGCACGGTCGTTGCGGCTTCATGGAATGAACCGTGATGCGTGGAAGCGCTATACAAAAGGTGGCAGTTGGCAGTACGATATACATGAACCTGGATATAAATACAACATGACTGATGTTGCTGCTGCGATGGGATTGACGCAGCTACAAAAGGTGGAAAGGCTTAAGGATTTGAGGGAAGCGATAGCTCATAGATACAATGAAGCCTTTGCTAATAATGATGTCTTGATTCCCTATATTGTAAAAGAAGGCATTTCAGCGTGGCATCTTTACCCGCTGAAGCTTAATCTGGATGCGCTTAGTATAAGCCGAGATGAGTTTATTTTAAAATTAGAAGAGCGTGGGATAATGACAAGTGTTCATTTTATTCCACTTTACCGCTTTTCATATTTTGTTTCTCTGTATGGGAATAAAGAAAAAGATTTCCCTAATGCCGAATGGGTCTTTGCGCGGGAGATTAGCCTGCCTATATATCCTTCAATGACGGATGAGCAGGTAAGCTATGTAATTGAGAACGTGTGTACTATTGCAAAGGAATATAAAAGATAACTATGAAGAAAATTGCATATATACCAAAACTTTCAGCTATTGCCTATATCGTTGCTGATGCTGTAAGTATTGTAGCAAGCTATTTCTTTGCAGCACAAATATTGCAATATTCAGGTCATACGATCATTACCACTTCTGTTATTCATTTAATGGGTGTGATGGTTGGGTTGTATATGGCTCAGAGCTATCGCATTCTATGGCGCTACGCTACAATTCAGGATTATTACCGGATAATAGGTGGTTTTGTGGGCGGTAGCATTGCAGTATTAGCTATTGGTTTGTTTATTCCTGCCATTCATACCCAGGGTGTTATTGTATGTGGCAGCATGGGCCTTGTGATAACAATTACTTATAGAACAGTGGTAAGGGAAGTAAAATCACACAGCGCTGCCCCTCCTAAAAAGAAATCAAAACTTATTCTTATTGCCGGCGCTGGTGAAGCGGGCAGAACGCTGCTTGCTGAATTTAAGCGCGATGGAAGGGCTGATAACATCATAGGTTTTGTGGATGATAACAAACAAAAAGTTGGGACATTGCTGTGTGGAAAGCCTGTACTTGGAACTACTGAGGATATTCCTGCTATTGTGGAACAATATCATGTGAAAGAATGTATAGTGGCAATGCCCTCTGCATCACAGAAAGACATTGACCGTATAATTAAAATTATTCGTTCATGTGATAATGTCACCATTTCTATATTGCCGGCAGTAACAAAACTTTTTGAAAAGGCTCTGACCCCTGAGCTAAGGGGAATAGGTGTTGAAGAGCTTATAGGCCGTGAGGAAATAGAAATCGATAGTATGTTAATAGAGGACTATTGTAAAGGGAAAACTATTCTGGTTACTGGTGCAGGTGGTAGCATTGGTTCTGAAATTTGCAGACAGCTTTTGCAGTTTAAGGCAAGCCGTATTGTTGCTCTTGGGAGAGGTGAGTATTCAATATATAATTTGCAGTGTGCTCTTGGTAAGTATGCACGGTATTTTGAAGATGCTGATATTGTCTACTATATTGCTGATGTCAATGATGCAGTCCGAATGCAGAAAATTATGGAAAAAGAAAAACCACATATTGTGTTTCATGCTGCTGCACACAAATATGTTGATATAATGGAACAAAATCCACAGGAAGCAATACGTAATAACTGTATAGGAACACGCACTGTACTTGAGGCAGCGTGTAATGCAGGGGTACAGCAATTTGTGTGCATTTCTACGGATAAAGCGGTGCGTCCGGTAAGCGTGATGGGCGCAACTAAGCGTATGGCTGAGATTATCACTCTTGCCTACAATTGCCAACAGATGCGCACATGCTGTGTACGTTTTGGCAATGTCATTGGGAGCCGTGGTTCGGTCATTCCTCTTTTTTATCAGCAGATTGCAAATGGGGGACCAGTAACCATAACCCATCCTGAGATGACCCGATACTTTATGAGTATCCCTGAGGCTGTGATGCTGGTAATTCATTCTGCGGTTCTTTCACAAGGCGGTGAAATCTTTGTCCTTGATATGGGCAAGCAATACAGGGTAGAGGAGGTCGCACGGAATTTAATCAAACTTTTGGGATATGAACCTGATAGTGATATACAAATTGTGTATACAGGTATACGCCCTGGTGAAAAACTTCATGAAGATTTGTGGGATCAGGGTGAAGAACTACTCTCCACAGCTCATAAAAAAATATACCGCATAGCTCACAATGGATACGAAGAGCTATCGGTACGAAAAATAATAAAGCTAACACCAGAGTATGTACAAAATTTAAGCAATGATGAGTGCAAAGAAATAATTAAAGCGATAGTTACTGAGTACAAACCCTACAGCTAATATATTTCATCGTGCTAATGTCAACAGGCATAATTGTATTTTCCTAAAATATTGATGAAACTTAAAGTTTAAAGTGTAACATTTAGATGATACTGTAACTGTTTATGATTGCTACTTTAGATGCTTTTATATATCCATTGATATATAAACTTGTATCATCTGTACTTTATTTTTTGTTTGCAGTACATACGTAATCAACAATGTCAAAAAACATTATACCAGTAACGATATTATTTTTTTACGTATTTCAAGGGTGCTGTAATTTTTGCTTTGCCTCTATACATCTCTTTTTTCCTTTTTATGTGGATTTTTTAGCATTGTAAGTAAGTGATGCTTTTTGTTTAAGTCATTGTAACTCGGTAGATAACAATGGGCTTACCCTACGTGAAATTTCTTGAAGTTAAAAATTATTTTGTGTATACAGCATTTTTTGGGTTATTTCACGTTCACTACTGGTTATGTATGTATAAATCATCATAAGAGTCTATATATGTGTAGTTGTGTATGAACAATCTTTGTACCATATATCTTTTTTATGTGGGTTACATTGTTTTGTGGTGCACCTCATTTTTGGATGTGCATTTTATATAATTTCCCTTATTTTTATTTCATAAACATTGTTTGTAAGTTAAAATATGGTGGATTCTTTTTAATGATGTTTTTTTTCTTTATATTTTTTTTAAATTCTATTGCATTGTTATATCAACTTAAGATTTATGCAATTGATTGTACACAACCAGTATCTAGTATGAATTTAATGGCATTTAATCTAAGCTGATATATAAATTTTATCAATATAAAATACGTTGTGCAGTTTTTTTGTTACATGGCAGGAATACATCTAATTAACTAGAGTAAAATAAATGATAAATCCTATAATTTTCAACTGATTTACTATGTGGCTGTAACATTTCTGCCACATTATAATCAATACCCGAAGCAATTAAAAACGGCAGTGCTTCTTGTACAACAGGCGGTGGTATATATTCAAAGCTTTGCAAACAGGTAGTAATGATGTTATGTAAAAACTCCTGCATCATTGCATCGTCAAACACAAAATTGCCGGTATCATCGTATAAAGGCATGGTAAAAGACAGCATTGATGGAATATCCCCTGTAGTAAAGAACACGTCGATTGCATTGCCATGATTGGTGACATTTGCTACCTGCATGATGCTCACGGTATCGTCACTTAACGAAAGTGCTCTGCACAGCTCTTTTTTTTGATAAAAGGCAAATTCCTGGTCAATGTTAGCAATGTATATGCGTATACCGGTGATCCTGGTGTGTTGAGCTATCGCCCCTATTTGCTTTGGGTATGAGGGATACACCTTTGTTGCCACTGTACCGGTTGCAGTATAAAATCCAAATTTTTTAGTGGCACTTGCAATGTAGCAGCCAAATTGTGCAAGCAGCGGCGCAAGCCCAAAGCGTATAAAACCGGTTGAAGGAGCATACTGGCAATGAGTAACACCATGAAATATTATTTCTGATTGGATGGCGTTGTGCAATAGTGTTGGTGCAAGCGTCAAAAAAATATCGGTTATTGGACAAAAGGGGTGTAGGGTAATGGTTGCTGTGAATGGTTGCAGGGGCTTTGGGTGTATGGTGATTATATTGTTGGTGTAGCTACATTGCACTGAAAGATTTTGTAATACCTGCACCAATGCATTGAGAGTACGGCTGTAGTGTGTATGCTGCCATATAGATTCATCAACTGTAATGGTACAATCTTTCTTTAAAGCAAGTGCTAGTGCAAGCGCATGTCGTACTATGGTAAAGGTTGGTGCATGTACGTGCAACATCATTTATATAGTTTTTTCAAGGTATGGTTTCAAAACATCAGGGATGTTTATAGTGCCATCTTTAGTTTGGTAGTTTTCCATTATAGCTGCAAGAGTTCGCCCTGCAGCAAGCCCTGAGCCATTTAGTGTATGTACCAGCACTGGCTTTTCGCCTTCTTTTTTTCGATAGCGTATGCGCGCACGCCGAGCCTGATAGTCAATAAAATTTGAACATGATGAAATTTCCACATATCGACCTAATCCCGGCATCCACACCTCAATATCGTACGTTTTAGATGAAGCGGCTGAGGTATCAGCGCTGCACAGAAGCACCACGCGGTAATGCAGATTGAGCAGTTGCAGCACTTCTTCAGCGTCAGCAACAAGTTTTTCAAGCTCATCAAACGAAGACTCAGGTTCAACAAATTTAACTAGCTCCACTTTCTGAAACTGATGCACGCGTATGAGCCCGCGTGTATCTTTGCCAGCAGCACCTGCCTCACGCCTGAAACAGGATGATTGCATGGTAACATAAATAGGCAAATCTTTGCCATCAAGGATTTCATCTCGATAGAGGTTGGTAAGGGTAACTTCGGCGGTTGGTATAAGTGAAAGTGCATCACGCTCAATGCGGTAGTATTCATCCATAAATTTGGGATACTGGCCAGTACCTATCATACTGTCATCATTCACAATGAAGGGGCCAAACACTTCAGTGTAGCCGTGTTTTTTTGTGTGCAGGTCTAACATGAAATTAATAATTGCGCGCTCTAACTGGGCAGCAAGTCCCCTGTACACGTAAAAACGGGCACCCGCAATTTTAACACCACGCTCAAAATCAAGTATGTTGAGCTGTATACCTAAGTCATAGTGGGGCTTTGGGGTAAAATCAAACTGCGGTTTTTGTCCCCAGGTGCGGACTACCACATTGTCGTTTTCATCGTTGCCAACGGGAACTGATTCATGAAGAATATTTGGTATTGAGAGCATTAACGTATTATAGGTTTCTTCAATACTTGCTATTTCTTCTTCATATTTTTTTATTTCATCGCCAATACCGCGTACCTTTTCCATAATTTCCACAGGGTTTTCCCCTTTCTGTTTTAGTGCACCAACCTGCTTTGAAAGCGTATTGCGCTGAGTTCTGAGTTCATCAATCTTTGCAATCAGGCTTCTTCGTTTTGCATCAAGCTCTTCAAGCTGTGCAATATCAACAGCATCTTCCATTTTGCGGATTTTTAATGTGTATTTCACGCGCTCAATATTTTCTCGGACAATCTTAGGGTCTATCATACTGCAACCTCTATCACTTCATAAAATATGTGTAAATAGTAATTGGATAGAAGCAATTTTTGTCAAGAAACAAAGGATAAAATATCAGAATTGGCGGATAGCCCGTACTCTGTATGTATTGTTTTTATATTGTGTGCTCTGTGCGCCTGTGCCAAAATTTTGGCACCATGCACGGCTTTGAGTATACTCAGATGAACTCCAGTAATTATAGCTGGTAAAGTTACCAATACTAGATTTGTATTGAAACAAAAGGTTAAGCTCATCCTTTGAAGGCAGGTACCAATCATTGTAGTTGTTATAGATCATAGATGCACACAATTTTGCTGCATACTGACCACTGCCAAGGATTTGCAGTATTGTGAGTGTATTTATGCGGCCAGTTCCAATTTGAGTGGCTGTTGCCCCCGTTGTTCGGTATTGCCCTGCCTGTAATTGCTGTTCCCACACAATTCCTGAATCACTTATGTCAAATCGCATAGCTTCTAAGTAGCGCCATCCATCACTATAGTACCCTTTATCGTAGAAAACATATCCGCCGGCAGGGCCAGTATCTCGTACAATGTATTGTCGGTACTGGGCATACAGCTGCAGTGATTGCTCTATTGGGTAAGAATTGCCGGGAAGGTATGTATTGCCAAAGCTATCGCCCCAGAAATCAAAACAATAAGATACTCCATCCTTATTAATAATTGCAAGATTGCCGCTATTATGGGCGATAGTTACCAGCTCTCCCTGCTCGTAGAAATTGTTATCCACAGGAACAGTGCCCGTTGTTGCTCCGTTTGCATAATAGGTGACCGTAAGTGGTTTTGGAATAAATTGTGCGATGAGTTCAATATTTTGGTTTTCTATAAGAACTAGATCACCAGGCATATACTTCATTTGGTTACTCATGGTAAGCCATCCATTAAATTTATATCCGCGTTTTTGAAGATTGCCGGAATTGGGGAGTATACAGGCATATTCACCGGTGATGTAGTAATTGGTATCAACAGGAGGTAAGCCCGTTTGTGCTTCTCCTGCAAAATATATTACCTGATAAACAGTGTCATTAGTAAAACATGCGTACAGCATTGTTGATTCAGTGATAACAAATGTGGATCCAGGTTTTATGATGTCAGCTCTACAATTGCTGTACAAACTCCATCCTATGAAGCTATAATTTTCCATGGCAAGATTAGTGTTGGGCAAAACCTTTACAATATCATTGGGCCTATAGGTAGTGGTGTCAATTGGTGGATTTCCTTCTGCTCCGTTTGCATTATACACCACTATGCATGAAGTAGTAGTGGCATTTAAGTCCTGATAGGGTAAACTAATTTCATCTTTGCCAGTATTGCTACATGAAACGATTATTATAAATAACAAAAAAAAGTATTTTTTCATAGATAGCTCCTAAGAGTAAATTATTGGTAGCTATCTATATATACGCTTATACATTAAAAAAATTATTTGATTATAAAAAAATTTAGAAATTATTTTTGGGGTTGGAGCATGCAATAGGTACCAAATTAAAATGCAAATAATACAACAAAATCATATAGCTTTTAAATGAGAGTATACGATATACACTATGTACAGTTGGTATGATGATTGTATGATGAATGTAACAATGTTGAGGATGAAAGAAATTGGTCAGGGACGGAATCGAACCGCCGACACGGGGATTTTCAGTCCCCTGCTCTACCGACTGAGCTACCTGACCAACTGTTATGGGTGTACACTTAATGAAAGGGTCCTAAAATGTCAATACAAAAATTTTTGGCAATTGGTTTTTTAATAGCAATTATTGCATGCTTTTGCTCGGAAACATATTGTGAACAAGAAGCTGCCTTTTATTACAGGAAAGCACAGATTCAATATAAACACCAGATGTATAATTATGCTATTTTGAGTCTGGAATTAGCTCTAGGCTCTGACCCCAGGCATGTGGAGGCAGCAAATTTACTGGCAAAAATTTACCTAGAGAATTACAATGATAAGGTCAAAGCTTTGCAATATTTTTTACAATCATTGCAAGCAAACGATGCACA
The nucleotide sequence above comes from Spirochaetota bacterium. Encoded proteins:
- a CDS encoding DegT/DnrJ/EryC1/StrS family aminotransferase yields the protein MNIPFHVPYIDDSDIDAAVSSIKSGWTTMGPKTIEFEMRFSEYTGIPFAVAVSSCTAALHLALKLCNITQKDEVIVPANTFVATAEVALYCGATPVFADIEKDTHCISVESILKLLSPRTKAIIPVHYAGHPCAMDAIMDIARQHNLYVIEDAAHALPSWYGTKLAGTIGDIGCYSFYATKTLSTGEGGMLVTGNEEWAQRARSLRLHGMNRDAWKRYTKGGSWQYDIHEPGYKYNMTDVAAAMGLTQLQKVERLKDLREAIAHRYNEAFANNDVLIPYIVKEGISAWHLYPLKLNLDALSISRDEFILKLEERGIMTSVHFIPLYRFSYFVSLYGNKEKDFPNAEWVFAREISLPIYPSMTDEQVSYVIENVCTIAKEYKR
- a CDS encoding outer membrane beta-barrel protein, whose translation is MKPYITHIFLALCIVAIPSVSFAIADIAVMGGYTPYGKIEFYDKEYDSLKGFNYGLMGHLNVDTEVIMFGLGIYYHGERLQYTFNGDKRKFTVLQSWGPDLIIMITASEIISPYARVGIALFSELKYDYGYDKKEKTRFFNSAWWAIGSGIHITQEILVFGELQRISMSHDNEHSAKRYTLNAGAMFNF
- a CDS encoding polysaccharide biosynthesis protein codes for the protein MKKIAYIPKLSAIAYIVADAVSIVASYFFAAQILQYSGHTIITTSVIHLMGVMVGLYMAQSYRILWRYATIQDYYRIIGGFVGGSIAVLAIGLFIPAIHTQGVIVCGSMGLVITITYRTVVREVKSHSAAPPKKKSKLILIAGAGEAGRTLLAEFKRDGRADNIIGFVDDNKQKVGTLLCGKPVLGTTEDIPAIVEQYHVKECIVAMPSASQKDIDRIIKIIRSCDNVTISILPAVTKLFEKALTPELRGIGVEELIGREEIEIDSMLIEDYCKGKTILVTGAGGSIGSEICRQLLQFKASRIVALGRGEYSIYNLQCALGKYARYFEDADIVYYIADVNDAVRMQKIMEKEKPHIVFHAAAHKYVDIMEQNPQEAIRNNCIGTRTVLEAACNAGVQQFVCISTDKAVRPVSVMGATKRMAEIITLAYNCQQMRTCCVRFGNVIGSRGSVIPLFYQQIANGGPVTITHPEMTRYFMSIPEAVMLVIHSAVLSQGGEIFVLDMGKQYRVEEVARNLIKLLGYEPDSDIQIVYTGIRPGEKLHEDLWDQGEELLSTAHKKIYRIAHNGYEELSVRKIIKLTPEYVQNLSNDECKEIIKAIVTEYKPYS
- a CDS encoding InlB B-repeat-containing protein, encoding MKKYFFLLFIIIVSCSNTGKDEISLPYQDLNATTTSCIVVYNANGAEGNPPIDTTTYRPNDIVKVLPNTNLAMENYSFIGWSLYSNCRADIIKPGSTFVITESTMLYACFTNDTVYQVIYFAGEAQTGLPPVDTNYYITGEYACILPNSGNLQKRGYKFNGWLTMSNQMKYMPGDLVLIENQNIELIAQFIPKPLTVTYYANGATTGTVPVDNNFYEQGELVTIAHNSGNLAIINKDGVSYCFDFWGDSFGNTYLPGNSYPIEQSLQLYAQYRQYIVRDTGPAGGYVFYDKGYYSDGWRYLEAMRFDISDSGIVWEQQLQAGQYRTTGATATQIGTGRINTLTILQILGSGQYAAKLCASMIYNNYNDWYLPSKDELNLLFQYKSSIGNFTSYNYWSSSEYTQSRAWCQNFGTGAQSTQYKNNTYRVRAIRQF
- the serS gene encoding serine--tRNA ligase: MIDPKIVRENIERVKYTLKIRKMEDAVDIAQLEELDAKRRSLIAKIDELRTQRNTLSKQVGALKQKGENPVEIMEKVRGIGDEIKKYEEEIASIEETYNTLMLSIPNILHESVPVGNDENDNVVVRTWGQKPQFDFTPKPHYDLGIQLNILDFERGVKIAGARFYVYRGLAAQLERAIINFMLDLHTKKHGYTEVFGPFIVNDDSMIGTGQYPKFMDEYYRIERDALSLIPTAEVTLTNLYRDEILDGKDLPIYVTMQSSCFRREAGAAGKDTRGLIRVHQFQKVELVKFVEPESSFDELEKLVADAEEVLQLLNLHYRVVLLCSADTSAASSKTYDIEVWMPGLGRYVEISSCSNFIDYQARRARIRYRKKEGEKPVLVHTLNGSGLAAGRTLAAIMENYQTKDGTINIPDVLKPYLEKTI